One region of Ornithinibacter aureus genomic DNA includes:
- the mshA gene encoding D-inositol-3-phosphate glycosyltransferase, giving the protein MSTHPRQRRLHRIAMVTVHTSPLAQPGEGDAGGMNVYVLEVARQLARRDIAVDLFTRTTSAAQPPVVEVEPGVVVRHLAAGPYEGLSKEDLPGQLCAFAAGMMRVAAHAPPGYYDLVHSHYWLSGQVGWLAADRWGVPLVHTMHTMARVKNLHLADGDEPEPRGREIGEAQVVEAADRLVANTDREARELIELYDADPARVAVAEPGVDLAVFSPGSRDEARARVGIPSDAVLLLFVGRIQPLKAPDVLVRAAAELVRRRPDLRSRLVVGILGGASGTGVRNPMGLTELAQQLGIADLVRFVPPVDRSALAQWYRAADLVAVPSHSESFGLVAVEAQACGTPVVAANVGGLPTAVGPAGVLVDGHDTADWATALESVIGDPRGAAVLARTSVEHAAGFSWARTAQRLAEVYADAMDHPREVPIHDAELLAGIPTAVIP; this is encoded by the coding sequence ATGAGCACGCACCCACGCCAGCGCCGCCTGCACCGCATCGCGATGGTGACCGTGCACACCTCGCCGCTGGCCCAGCCCGGAGAGGGTGATGCCGGTGGCATGAACGTCTACGTGCTCGAGGTGGCCCGACAGCTGGCCCGTCGTGACATCGCCGTGGACCTGTTCACCCGCACGACGAGCGCGGCCCAACCGCCCGTGGTCGAGGTCGAGCCGGGGGTCGTCGTGCGCCACCTCGCGGCTGGCCCGTACGAGGGCCTGTCCAAGGAGGACCTGCCCGGTCAGCTGTGCGCCTTCGCGGCCGGGATGATGCGGGTCGCCGCGCACGCGCCGCCCGGGTACTACGACCTCGTGCACTCGCACTACTGGCTCTCGGGGCAGGTCGGCTGGCTGGCCGCCGACCGGTGGGGTGTGCCGCTGGTGCACACGATGCACACGATGGCGCGGGTGAAGAACCTCCACCTCGCCGACGGGGACGAGCCCGAGCCGCGAGGCCGTGAGATCGGTGAGGCGCAGGTCGTCGAGGCCGCTGACCGGCTCGTCGCGAACACCGACCGCGAGGCCCGCGAACTCATCGAGCTCTACGACGCGGACCCGGCGCGGGTCGCCGTGGCGGAACCCGGCGTCGACCTCGCGGTGTTCAGCCCCGGGTCGAGGGACGAGGCGCGGGCCCGCGTCGGGATTCCCTCGGATGCCGTGCTCCTCCTCTTCGTCGGACGGATCCAACCGCTGAAGGCGCCCGACGTCCTCGTGCGCGCCGCCGCCGAGCTGGTGCGGCGCCGACCCGACCTGCGCTCACGCCTCGTCGTCGGCATCCTCGGCGGGGCCAGCGGCACCGGGGTGCGCAACCCCATGGGGTTGACCGAGCTGGCCCAGCAGCTCGGCATCGCCGACCTCGTGCGCTTCGTGCCGCCCGTCGACCGGTCGGCGCTCGCGCAGTGGTACCGCGCCGCCGACCTCGTGGCCGTGCCGTCGCACAGCGAGTCCTTCGGGCTCGTCGCGGTGGAGGCCCAGGCCTGCGGCACCCCCGTCGTGGCAGCCAACGTCGGCGGTCTGCCCACCGCCGTCGGGCCCGCGGGAGTCCTCGTCGACGGCCACGACACGGCCGACTGGGCGACCGCCCTCGAGTCGGTGATCGGCGACCCCCGCGGTGCCGCGGTGCTGGCCCGCACCAGCGTCGAGCACGCGGCGGGGTTCTCGTGGGCGCGAACGGCGCAGCGCCTGGCCGAGGTCTACGCCGACGCGATGGACCACCCGCGCGAGGTGCCCATCCACGACGCCGAGCTGCTCGCCGGCATCCCCACGGCGGTGATCCCGTGA
- a CDS encoding YbjN domain-containing protein: protein MRATIEAFLAASGLEWEPGARDDEYVVALPGEKKLKTIASLIVSDTALSVSAFVIRNPDENHAEVYRFLLRRNLRLPGLAYSVDKAGDVFVTGRLPAAGVDVDSLDQLLGVVLTACDEPFNELLVMGFLSSMRKEWEWRVSRGESLRNLEAFRGILARPGDPDPGSAPT from the coding sequence ATGCGGGCCACGATCGAGGCGTTCCTCGCGGCATCCGGTCTCGAGTGGGAGCCCGGAGCCCGCGACGACGAGTACGTCGTGGCGTTGCCGGGTGAGAAGAAGCTGAAGACCATCGCCTCGCTCATCGTCTCGGACACGGCGCTGTCGGTGTCGGCGTTCGTCATCCGTAACCCCGACGAGAACCACGCCGAGGTCTACCGGTTTCTCCTGCGCCGCAACCTGCGGCTGCCGGGGCTGGCCTACTCGGTCGACAAGGCGGGCGACGTGTTCGTCACCGGCCGGCTGCCGGCTGCCGGCGTCGACGTCGACTCCCTCGACCAGCTGCTCGGGGTGGTGCTCACGGCGTGCGACGAGCCGTTCAACGAGCTGCTCGTCATGGGCTTCCTGTCCTCCATGCGCAAGGAGTGGGAGTGGCGGGTCTCGCGCGGTGAGAGCCTGCGCAACCTCGAGGCCTTCCGCGGCATCCTCGCCAGGCCGGGCGACCCCGATCCGGGATCCGCGCCCACCTGA
- a CDS encoding phosphoglyceromutase — protein MTEHTLILLRHGESEWNQKNLFTGWVDVDLTDKGRAEAARGGQLMKDAGILPDVVHTSVQRRAITTANLALDAADRHWIPVHRSWRLNERHYGALQGLDKAATREKYGDEQFMLWRRSFDTPPPPIEVGSEFDQTNDPRYAGIEVPLTECLKDVIPRMMPYWENEIRSDLADGKTVLVTAHGNSLRALVKHLDGISDDDIAGLNIPTGMPLVYRLGDDFMPTGPGEYLDPEAAAAAAAAVANQGR, from the coding sequence ATGACCGAACACACGCTCATCCTGCTGCGCCACGGCGAGTCCGAATGGAACCAGAAGAACCTGTTCACGGGGTGGGTCGACGTCGACCTCACCGACAAGGGCCGCGCCGAGGCCGCGCGCGGTGGTCAGCTGATGAAGGATGCCGGGATCCTGCCCGACGTCGTGCACACCTCGGTGCAGCGTCGCGCGATCACGACGGCCAACCTCGCCCTGGATGCCGCTGACCGGCACTGGATCCCGGTGCACCGCAGCTGGCGCCTGAACGAGCGGCACTACGGCGCGCTGCAGGGTCTGGACAAGGCGGCGACCCGCGAGAAGTACGGCGACGAGCAGTTCATGCTGTGGCGTCGCAGCTTCGACACCCCGCCGCCGCCCATCGAGGTCGGCAGCGAGTTCGACCAGACCAACGACCCCCGCTACGCCGGCATCGAGGTGCCGCTCACCGAGTGCCTCAAGGACGTCATCCCGCGGATGATGCCGTACTGGGAGAACGAGATCCGCAGCGACCTCGCGGACGGCAAGACGGTGCTCGTCACCGCCCACGGCAACTCGCTGCGCGCCCTGGTCAAGCACCTCGACGGCATCAGCGACGACGACATCGCCGGCCTGAACATCCCGACCGGCATGCCGCTCGTCTACCGCCTCGGCGACGACTTCATGCCGACCGGTCCGGGCGAGTACCTCGACCCCGAGGCAGCAGCTGCGGCAGCGGCGGCGGTGGCCAACCAGGGCCGCTGA